One genomic window of Caldivirga maquilingensis IC-167 includes the following:
- a CDS encoding MFS transporter — MNRSSELRRVHYLIFMSFALGFLIWGFVSTSGIMTIDYFKDYIPKWLLPVSVVLGYIFVMLGDTVMGFLTDRVGRKRIFIYTMSLYTIGLLGMAASLYVKQVINPLIAFIILMVSYALAEFGVGGEEPPALAAISELMPSGSRGMMLVLTPNFDNIGAALAAAVLYAALVYTGSASVSSIYAMIGSALVVVFLTILVRLRIPESVRWLESRGRVNEAVEIAKREGLEYALSSGNSVVQFKAPPAWYRALFLSIIGFTQITTYGLMAYTIIYLPSLPFSNNYNLQALVILLANLGASIAGLVGLIMDKVGRRPFTLFAYLGGLVTMVPIFLIYAASNTPLKASLPVFYTLLFLNMVFSEFEWAVRTVLEPELFPTRVRGTWIGVIRLIAWGIYVVLTYYLLNILSTYQYLLTNLILYAIGAAAAVTWFIYGIETKGIPISTLDNIMSKQS, encoded by the coding sequence ATGAATAGGAGCAGTGAATTAAGGAGGGTGCATTACTTAATATTCATGAGCTTCGCCCTAGGCTTCCTAATATGGGGTTTTGTATCAACCAGTGGAATAATGACTATAGACTACTTCAAGGATTACATACCTAAGTGGCTCCTACCAGTCTCAGTGGTACTTGGCTACATATTCGTAATGCTAGGCGACACTGTGATGGGTTTCCTAACGGATAGGGTGGGTAGGAAGAGAATATTCATATACACCATGAGCCTTTACACCATTGGATTACTGGGGATGGCTGCATCACTTTATGTTAAGCAGGTGATCAATCCTCTGATAGCCTTCATCATCTTAATGGTATCCTACGCCCTGGCTGAATTCGGCGTTGGTGGTGAAGAGCCACCAGCATTAGCCGCTATCTCGGAGCTTATGCCAAGTGGCAGTAGGGGTATGATGCTTGTGCTCACGCCCAATTTCGATAATATTGGTGCAGCCCTAGCTGCAGCAGTGCTTTATGCCGCATTAGTTTACACCGGTTCCGCTAGTGTATCATCAATATACGCCATGATTGGTTCAGCCCTAGTGGTGGTTTTCCTGACTATACTGGTTAGGTTACGTATACCTGAATCAGTGAGGTGGCTTGAATCTAGGGGTAGGGTTAATGAGGCTGTTGAGATTGCCAAGAGGGAGGGTCTTGAATACGCGTTGAGTTCAGGTAACTCGGTGGTGCAGTTTAAGGCTCCACCAGCTTGGTATAGGGCATTATTCCTCTCAATAATAGGCTTCACTCAAATAACCACCTATGGCTTAATGGCGTACACAATAATTTACCTACCATCATTACCCTTCAGTAACAATTACAATCTACAGGCACTGGTGATACTGTTGGCTAACCTAGGCGCCTCAATAGCTGGCTTAGTGGGTTTAATAATGGATAAGGTGGGTAGGAGACCATTCACACTCTTCGCTTACCTAGGGGGCTTAGTAACCATGGTACCCATATTCCTAATATACGCAGCCTCCAATACACCATTAAAGGCATCACTACCAGTATTCTACACTCTACTCTTCCTCAACATGGTCTTCAGTGAATTCGAATGGGCTGTTAGAACTGTGCTTGAGCCTGAATTATTCCCAACTAGGGTTAGGGGAACCTGGATTGGTGTGATTAGGTTAATAGCATGGGGAATATACGTAGTGTTAACCTACTACCTATTAAACATATTAAGCACATACCAGTACCTGCTCACTAACCTAATACTATACGCAATCGGGGCTGCCGCCGCAGTGACATGGTTCATTTACGGTATTGAAACCAAGGGAATACCAATAAGCACCTTAGATAACATAATGAGTAAACAAAGTTGA
- a CDS encoding GMP synthase, with protein sequence MFTPEEFIRTITGEVRKLEVKCAVAAVSGGVDSTTSAVVARLALGDRLIPVLFDTGFMRLNETSEIINSLTELLPIRLIDVKDEFYRAMINLSDAEEKRLTFRNVFYNALSRVVKDNDCDWVVQGTIAPDWIETTGGIKTQHNVLAQLGIETDKVYGFKLLEPLKDLYKDQVRALARYLKIPSAITERQPFPGPGLSIRAVGKLTMEKLEVTRWSTRVVEEGLSGLGLSQWFAAVWEDDRVTDEELSSVIRGMGENLTVDVFSVKGTGVKGDSREYGRVVLVRGKLSNWSNAFTLYSKLTYGTNVTHVIYELARRRPSGGYFVAVRAVVTDDYMTANVPTLNEQLLRNIANELMRSELISAVGIDVTPKPPATIEFE encoded by the coding sequence ATGTTCACCCCCGAGGAATTCATAAGAACCATTACAGGAGAGGTACGGAAACTTGAGGTTAAGTGCGCCGTCGCCGCGGTGAGCGGCGGTGTGGATAGCACCACCAGTGCCGTGGTTGCTAGATTAGCCCTTGGTGATAGGTTAATACCAGTGTTGTTTGATACAGGATTCATGAGGCTTAATGAAACCAGTGAAATAATTAACAGTTTAACTGAATTACTACCTATTAGGCTTATTGATGTTAAGGATGAGTTCTATAGGGCAATGATTAATTTAAGTGATGCCGAGGAGAAGAGGCTTACCTTCAGGAACGTTTTCTACAATGCATTATCAAGGGTGGTTAAGGATAATGACTGTGACTGGGTTGTACAGGGAACAATAGCCCCTGATTGGATTGAAACCACAGGGGGCATTAAGACTCAACATAATGTACTTGCCCAATTGGGTATTGAGACCGATAAGGTTTACGGATTCAAGCTACTGGAGCCTCTGAAGGATCTTTATAAGGATCAAGTGAGGGCACTTGCAAGATACTTGAAGATACCCAGTGCAATAACTGAGAGGCAGCCCTTCCCTGGCCCTGGCTTAAGCATAAGGGCTGTGGGTAAGTTAACCATGGAGAAGCTTGAGGTCACCAGGTGGTCAACCAGGGTTGTTGAGGAGGGGCTTAGTGGCTTAGGTTTAAGTCAATGGTTTGCAGCCGTCTGGGAGGATGATAGGGTTACTGATGAAGAGTTAAGCAGTGTGATTAGGGGAATGGGTGAGAACTTAACGGTTGACGTGTTCAGCGTTAAGGGTACTGGAGTTAAAGGTGATTCAAGGGAATACGGTAGAGTGGTGTTGGTTAGGGGTAAGTTAAGTAACTGGAGTAATGCCTTTACCCTATACAGTAAATTAACCTACGGCACCAACGTAACCCACGTGATTTATGAATTAGCCAGGAGGAGGCCTAGCGGTGGATACTTCGTTGCAGTAAGGGCTGTGGTAACTGATGACTACATGACGGCTAATGTACCTACACTTAATGAGCAATTATTAAGGAATATAGCTAATGAATTAATGAGAAGTGAATTAATTAGCGCCGTAGGAATTGATGTAACCCCAAAACCACCAGCAACAATAGAATTTGAGTAA
- the ileS gene encoding isoleucine--tRNA ligase, giving the protein MSAIDFKLGSRYDPLKVEEVVLKFWDEAKIPEKWRSFKGEGLFTFLEGPPTTNGFPHVGHVRGRTYKDIVLRYMRLKGYSLWVQGGWDEQGLPVEIEVERRLGVKTKKDIFDKIGAERFSEECNSLVDYYLKYWVEDGTKRLGLWLDVEHAYETRRPYYIEHVWAFIKNMHEKGLLTEDYRVLPFCPRCETALSDAEVDQGYEDREDPSIFVKFPVDGSEGVYLVIWTTTPWTLIDNEAVAVNPDADYVLVRVKGSNGTEYWWLAERLMQSVLNAANVKEFEIVKRVKGSELEGIRYIHVFLNEVPIHKTHSNAHYVIAEPFVTLEEGSGLVHIAPAHGPEDFEAGRRRNLPITNSVEINGVFNSNGGVFNGMYWLDVNRRVIEELRHRGLLAHQGTVMHRYPHCWRCGTPLIYRTDRQWFIRISSLRGSLVNELSKVRIIPQSLRNRFDDWVANIRDWVISRSRIWGTPLPIWRCRDDPSKVMVIGSIEELRKLAVELPNVPDEKLIHRPWIDMVKLRTPDCSEWVREPFVGDVWLDSGVAWIAGVDGLRNRELWSKLYPYDWVTEAVDQTRGWFYSLLATSVAWMGKAPYKTILITGHVVDKYGQKMSKSKGNVIWARDLMSRYGADVTRLYLASKAAPWETLPVNPDEFSGIRNILTVLWNSVRFADMYMRLDNYDPRGHSINEVLPKAKSEDKWMLSRYFSRLSRITQYLDEFRIHEAAREWISLIVDDVSHGYIRLIRRRVWVEGSDDDKLVVYTVLYNVLKGAIVIGSVFTPFITEYLYKAFVRDAADSVHLAPMPEIRRDLINERLEKAYDAIFEAFSLTAAIRNNLGIKLRWPLSDMQVKVKNSEITETVRELLDQLSFLSNVKQVRLTNELQCGNDYVKAEGVLVDVCLNKVINEDLYHEAMARELIRRIQVMRSKANLDLEERIRVYITADDEVKKTVERMRSMIENEVRGTVLFSEPSKPVLTMDWDIEDKRVKISIERS; this is encoded by the coding sequence GTGTCTGCTATTGATTTTAAACTAGGTTCAAGGTATGATCCATTGAAGGTTGAGGAGGTGGTGTTGAAGTTCTGGGATGAAGCTAAGATACCTGAGAAGTGGAGGAGTTTTAAGGGGGAGGGGTTATTCACTTTCCTTGAGGGTCCGCCGACAACTAATGGTTTCCCTCATGTTGGTCATGTTAGGGGTAGGACGTATAAGGATATTGTGTTAAGGTATATGAGGCTTAAAGGTTACTCGCTTTGGGTTCAGGGTGGTTGGGATGAGCAGGGGTTACCTGTTGAGATTGAGGTTGAGAGGAGGCTTGGGGTTAAGACTAAGAAGGATATTTTCGATAAGATAGGGGCTGAGCGATTCTCGGAGGAGTGTAATTCACTTGTGGATTATTACCTTAAGTACTGGGTTGAGGATGGTACGAAGAGGCTTGGGCTTTGGCTTGATGTTGAACACGCCTATGAGACTAGGAGGCCGTACTACATTGAGCATGTTTGGGCATTCATAAAGAACATGCATGAAAAGGGTTTACTCACTGAGGATTACAGGGTATTACCATTCTGTCCAAGGTGTGAGACGGCGCTTAGTGATGCTGAGGTTGATCAGGGTTATGAGGATAGGGAGGATCCATCAATATTCGTGAAATTCCCAGTGGATGGTAGTGAGGGTGTGTATTTGGTTATTTGGACAACAACCCCCTGGACACTGATTGATAATGAGGCCGTTGCCGTTAATCCTGATGCAGATTACGTACTTGTGAGGGTTAAGGGGAGTAATGGTACTGAGTATTGGTGGCTTGCCGAGAGGCTTATGCAGAGTGTTCTTAATGCAGCTAATGTTAAGGAGTTTGAGATAGTTAAGAGGGTTAAGGGGAGTGAACTTGAGGGGATTAGGTACATTCACGTCTTCCTAAATGAAGTGCCCATTCATAAGACCCACTCAAATGCGCACTACGTTATTGCTGAACCCTTCGTAACCCTTGAGGAGGGAAGCGGCCTAGTCCACATAGCCCCAGCCCACGGTCCAGAGGACTTTGAGGCGGGTAGGCGTAGGAACCTACCTATTACTAATAGTGTTGAGATAAATGGGGTATTCAATAGTAATGGCGGGGTCTTCAACGGTATGTATTGGCTTGATGTTAATAGGAGGGTTATTGAGGAGCTTAGGCATAGGGGCCTACTGGCTCATCAAGGTACAGTGATGCACAGGTATCCGCACTGCTGGAGGTGTGGGACGCCTTTAATATATAGGACTGATAGGCAGTGGTTCATAAGGATATCAAGCCTCAGGGGCAGTTTAGTTAATGAATTATCTAAGGTTAGGATTATTCCACAAAGCTTAAGGAACAGGTTCGATGACTGGGTAGCCAATATTAGGGATTGGGTAATATCAAGGAGTAGGATTTGGGGTACGCCACTACCAATATGGAGGTGTAGGGATGATCCAAGTAAGGTAATGGTAATCGGATCAATAGAGGAGTTGAGGAAGCTTGCCGTTGAACTACCCAATGTACCTGATGAGAAGCTTATCCACAGACCCTGGATAGATATGGTTAAGTTAAGGACCCCCGACTGCAGTGAGTGGGTTAGGGAACCCTTCGTTGGTGACGTTTGGTTAGATAGTGGTGTAGCCTGGATAGCCGGTGTTGATGGATTGAGGAATAGGGAGCTTTGGAGTAAACTATACCCCTACGACTGGGTCACTGAGGCTGTGGATCAAACCAGGGGCTGGTTCTACAGTCTACTAGCCACCTCAGTGGCCTGGATGGGTAAGGCACCCTACAAAACCATATTGATAACTGGGCACGTGGTGGATAAGTATGGGCAGAAGATGAGTAAGTCGAAGGGTAACGTGATTTGGGCAAGGGACCTCATGAGTAGGTATGGGGCTGACGTCACTAGGCTTTACCTAGCCTCTAAGGCAGCCCCATGGGAGACCCTGCCGGTTAACCCAGATGAGTTTTCAGGTATTAGGAATATTCTAACTGTTCTATGGAATAGCGTTAGGTTCGCTGACATGTACATGAGGCTTGATAACTATGACCCAAGGGGGCATAGTATTAATGAGGTTTTACCTAAGGCTAAGAGCGAGGATAAGTGGATGCTCTCAAGGTACTTCAGTAGGTTAAGTAGGATAACCCAGTACCTTGATGAATTCAGGATTCATGAGGCTGCAAGGGAGTGGATAAGCCTGATTGTTGATGATGTGAGCCACGGTTACATTAGGCTAATTAGGCGTAGGGTATGGGTTGAGGGGAGTGATGACGATAAGCTAGTAGTCTACACCGTGCTTTACAACGTGCTTAAGGGTGCAATAGTGATTGGGTCGGTTTTCACACCATTCATAACCGAGTACTTGTACAAGGCCTTCGTTAGGGATGCAGCCGATAGCGTTCACTTAGCCCCAATGCCGGAGATTAGGCGTGACTTAATTAATGAGAGGCTTGAGAAGGCCTACGACGCAATCTTCGAAGCCTTCTCACTAACAGCCGCTATTAGGAATAATTTAGGCATTAAGCTTAGGTGGCCGTTGAGTGACATGCAGGTTAAGGTTAAGAATAGTGAAATCACTGAAACAGTGCGTGAATTACTGGATCAATTATCATTCCTATCCAATGTTAAGCAGGTTAGGCTTACTAATGAGCTTCAATGCGGTAATGACTACGTTAAGGCGGAGGGGGTGTTGGTTGATGTGTGTTTAAACAAGGTTATTAACGAGGACCTGTATCATGAGGCAATGGCTAGGGAATTAATTAGGAGGATTCAGGTAATGAGGAGTAAGGCTAACTTAGACCTGGAGGAGAGGATTAGAGTATACATTACTGCTGATGATGAGGTTAAGAAGACCGTGGAGAGAATGAGGAGTATGATTGAGAATGAGGTTAGGGGGACTGTACTCTTCAGTGAGCCATCTAAACCAGTCTTAACAATGGATTGGGATATTGAGGATAAGAGGGTTAAAATCAGTATAGAACGTTCCTGA
- a CDS encoding DUF1122 family protein — MGNLMGLVDLLAHGIRVNGLDVVGLVNKGRFREEFNIDLVTCGRRVLTLKVFLGRGPYYGPWVEAFNINPIFWASLDDPLIKLIVKYLAPGGVMYIEYLTDEETRIQLQRGYPPFLSRLGYIMLNAGFTWFKDWYYPEGWLEGGPKLEGQLPVNCSEGLRHWGGIREDALRFLTGTGGDEYWVKAFERASHLVKKGYECITQ, encoded by the coding sequence GTGGGTAATCTAATGGGTTTAGTGGATTTACTGGCTCATGGTATTAGGGTTAATGGCCTTGATGTAGTGGGGCTTGTTAATAAGGGTAGGTTTAGGGAGGAGTTTAACATTGATTTAGTCACCTGTGGGCGCAGGGTACTTACCCTTAAGGTGTTTCTAGGTAGGGGGCCTTATTACGGACCTTGGGTTGAGGCCTTTAACATTAACCCCATCTTTTGGGCCTCATTAGATGACCCATTAATTAAACTCATAGTCAAATACTTAGCTCCAGGTGGCGTCATGTATATTGAGTACCTGACTGATGAGGAGACTAGGATTCAGTTGCAGAGGGGTTATCCACCATTCCTATCTAGGCTCGGCTACATTATGCTTAACGCCGGGTTCACTTGGTTTAAGGACTGGTATTACCCTGAGGGTTGGCTTGAGGGTGGTCCTAAGCTTGAGGGTCAATTACCAGTTAACTGCAGTGAGGGGTTGAGGCATTGGGGAGGCATTAGGGAGGATGCATTGAGGTTCCTTACCGGGACTGGTGGTGATGAGTATTGGGTTAAGGCTTTTGAGAGGGCTAGCCACCTGGTTAAGAAGGGGTATGAGTGTATTACTCAATAA
- a CDS encoding B3/4 domain-containing protein: MRIFIHSSLSDLELSMAVGVVVGINNRVNSPELSKIISDVEDDVRKTMSIESLKNDELIRLYRNFYWRLGIDPTKQRPAQEALIRRILKGDGLPRINPLVDIGNVASVKYKVPVGLYDLRKIGQVDYIVLRRAADGELFTPLGSPKMELTRNQIVLATNDGRILHVYPYRDSELTKVDEFTSDVLIIVAGIRNVNDNVLFSALSEIEALCETLLNGKVLTHGLVNNNRSLDFSIKI; the protein is encoded by the coding sequence ATGCGCATATTCATACATAGTTCACTCAGTGACCTAGAGCTTTCAATGGCCGTTGGTGTAGTGGTGGGTATTAATAATAGGGTTAATTCCCCTGAGTTAAGTAAGATCATTAGTGATGTTGAGGATGATGTGAGGAAGACAATGAGCATTGAGTCACTTAAGAATGATGAATTAATAAGACTCTACAGGAACTTCTACTGGAGGCTTGGCATAGACCCCACTAAGCAGAGGCCTGCCCAGGAGGCGTTGATTAGGAGGATACTTAAGGGTGATGGCTTACCGAGGATTAACCCACTGGTTGATATAGGTAATGTAGCCAGCGTTAAATATAAGGTCCCGGTTGGTTTATATGACTTAAGGAAGATTGGGCAGGTTGACTACATTGTTTTAAGGAGAGCTGCTGACGGTGAATTATTCACACCCCTTGGGTCCCCTAAAATGGAGTTAACTAGGAATCAAATAGTGTTGGCGACTAATGACGGTAGGATACTCCACGTCTACCCCTATAGGGATTCAGAGTTAACTAAGGTTGATGAATTCACAAGCGATGTATTAATAATAGTTGCCGGCATAAGAAACGTTAACGATAATGTACTCTTCAGCGCATTATCTGAAATTGAAGCCTTATGCGAAACACTGCTCAATGGCAAGGTCCTAACCCATGGTTTAGTTAACAACAATAGGTCACTGGACTTCAGCATTAAGATTTAA